The Anas platyrhynchos isolate ZD024472 breed Pekin duck chromosome 3, IASCAAS_PekinDuck_T2T, whole genome shotgun sequence genome includes a window with the following:
- the LOC101790335 gene encoding sulfotransferase 6B1 isoform X1, which produces MEKPRKKFIDVVDKAMVAASTMDRDELLFSYKGILYPVTVCSPEVFKAMESLEARSDDVILAGYPKSGTNWVGQILSDLVATFEKKTQGEESVNAEDLEEFPYLEVGDAGKFERMNKLPSRRVIFTHLLPDNLPRSIFKSKAKILLLIRNPKDVATSFYHFSNGMSLLPSYETWDDFFIAFMTEKSTVYSFMIILFYLVPWGSYFNYLSEWNKYAADENVMTITYEELKENRALGVKNIAAFFGISLTEEELQGVVERSSFQSMKENSLKTHGALGSILFRKGGVSDWKSLFSEDQNEKMDKAFEEHIAGTKLGMKLKYDVYCKA; this is translated from the exons ATGGAAAAGCCCAGGAAGAAATTTATTGATGTGGTAGATAAGGCAATGGTTGCTGCTAGCACAATGGATCGTGATGAACTGCTTTTTTCTTACAAGGGGATTCTCTACCCTGTTACTGTTTGCAGTCCCGAAGTGTTTAAAGCTATGGAGTCCCTTGAAGCCAGAAGTGATGATGTCATTTTAGCAGGATACCCTAAATCTG gTACAAACTGGGTGGGTCAGATCTTAAGTGATCTGGTAGccacatttgaaaagaaaacgcAGGGTGAAGAAAGTGTTAATGCTGAAGACCTAGAAGAATTCCCCTACCTTGAAGTTGGAGATGCTGGGAAATTTGAG CGAATGAACAAGTTACCTTCTCGAAGAGTTATATTTACTCATCTCCTTCCTGACAATCTTCCCAGGTCTATCTTCAAAAGTAAAGCCAAG atATTGCTGTTGATTCGCAATCCAAAAGACGTGGCTAcatctttttatcatttttccaATGGCAtgtctcttcttccttcctatGAGACCTGGGACGATTTCTTCATAGCTTTCATGACAGAGAAAAGTACAGTATATTCTTTTAT gattattttgttttatttagtgCCCTGGGGATCCTACTTTAATTATCTTTCTGAATGGAACAAGTATGCTGCTGATGAAAATGTTATGACAATAACTTATGAAGAACTAAAAGAG AATCGGGCCCTGGGAGTGAAAAATATCGCTGCTTTCTTTGGGATTTCTCTGACTGAGGAAGAGCTTCAGGGTGTGGTGGAGAGGAGCAGCTTCCAGTCCATGAAGGAGAACTCGCTGAAGACCCACGGGGCGCTGGGCAGCATTCTCTTTCGCAAAG GTGGTGTAAGTGACTGGAAGAGTCTTTTCAGTGAAGATCAGAATGAGAAAATGGACAAAGCATTTGAAGAACATATAGCAGGAACTAAACTGGGGATGAAGTTAAAGTATGACGTGTACTGCAAAGCCTGA
- the LOC101790335 gene encoding sulfotransferase 6B1 isoform X2, whose translation MEKPRKKFIDVVDKAMVAASTMDRDELLFSYKGILYPVTVCSPEVFKAMESLEARSDDVILAGYPKSGTNWVGQILSDLVATFEKKTQGEESVNAEDLEEFPYLEVGDAGKFERMNKLPSRRVIFTHLLPDNLPRSIFKSKAKILLLIRNPKDVATSFYHFSNGMSLLPSYETWDDFFIAFMTEKMPWGSYFNYLSEWNKYAADENVMTITYEELKENRALGVKNIAAFFGISLTEEELQGVVERSSFQSMKENSLKTHGALGSILFRKGGVSDWKSLFSEDQNEKMDKAFEEHIAGTKLGMKLKYDVYCKA comes from the exons ATGGAAAAGCCCAGGAAGAAATTTATTGATGTGGTAGATAAGGCAATGGTTGCTGCTAGCACAATGGATCGTGATGAACTGCTTTTTTCTTACAAGGGGATTCTCTACCCTGTTACTGTTTGCAGTCCCGAAGTGTTTAAAGCTATGGAGTCCCTTGAAGCCAGAAGTGATGATGTCATTTTAGCAGGATACCCTAAATCTG gTACAAACTGGGTGGGTCAGATCTTAAGTGATCTGGTAGccacatttgaaaagaaaacgcAGGGTGAAGAAAGTGTTAATGCTGAAGACCTAGAAGAATTCCCCTACCTTGAAGTTGGAGATGCTGGGAAATTTGAG CGAATGAACAAGTTACCTTCTCGAAGAGTTATATTTACTCATCTCCTTCCTGACAATCTTCCCAGGTCTATCTTCAAAAGTAAAGCCAAG atATTGCTGTTGATTCGCAATCCAAAAGACGTGGCTAcatctttttatcatttttccaATGGCAtgtctcttcttccttcctatGAGACCTGGGACGATTTCTTCATAGCTTTCATGACAGAGAAAA tgCCCTGGGGATCCTACTTTAATTATCTTTCTGAATGGAACAAGTATGCTGCTGATGAAAATGTTATGACAATAACTTATGAAGAACTAAAAGAG AATCGGGCCCTGGGAGTGAAAAATATCGCTGCTTTCTTTGGGATTTCTCTGACTGAGGAAGAGCTTCAGGGTGTGGTGGAGAGGAGCAGCTTCCAGTCCATGAAGGAGAACTCGCTGAAGACCCACGGGGCGCTGGGCAGCATTCTCTTTCGCAAAG GTGGTGTAAGTGACTGGAAGAGTCTTTTCAGTGAAGATCAGAATGAGAAAATGGACAAAGCATTTGAAGAACATATAGCAGGAACTAAACTGGGGATGAAGTTAAAGTATGACGTGTACTGCAAAGCCTGA